CCAGATGACGTAGCGCTGCGGTCCCGGCCCGGTCTGCTGCGGGAAGTCGTAATGGGTCCACAGCGGGTGCAAATCGGCCACCGCATACATCCAGGCGGTGCCGTCGGTGTTCGCGTTGGCGATCAGGGTGTCGTGGGCGCCGGGCAGTTTGGACAAATACTCCATCGCCATCAGGTCGCGCTGGTCGATCATCACCGAGTCGTATTTGTCGCCGAACAGCACCAGGTGTCGATAGAAGTAATGCCGCGCGCTGAACAGGGTCGTCAGTACCAGCAGGACCGCGGTGGTCGAGACCCAGAACGGTGCGGGCAACTCCTTGAACCGGCCGGTGATTCGTTTGACGACCGCGACCGCGAGCGCAACCCCGCCGAACAGCGCGATGGCTGCCATCGGCATCACCAGCATCGTCACCACCGAGGTGAGGCGGCGCGGATCGTTGTAGAAGAACTGGCTGAACTCCTCGATCGCGGCGCCGACCGCGTTGTGAAACGGGGCCCCCGCGTAGACGGTCGCCACCGTCAGCACCAGCCAGACCGCCACCGGCCACCAGATCCGCTTGTACAGCAGATACGCCATGCCGAGGTACATCAGCGCGACGAGGCCGTACTGGGTCGGGAAATCGTTGAGGTGGCGGGTGTGCAGTAGCAGCGCATCGATGACGCCCTGCTTGGCGCTCTTGAAGCTGGGGAAGGCATGCCCGGCGATGATGTCGGCCTGTTTGAGCACCCCGATGAACTGCGGCGCCAGGATCACCCCCGTCGGCACCGCCACCGCGGCCAGGATTGCGGCGTCGGCGACCCGCCCGCGCACCGGATGCCACAACACGTCCAGCAGCCACCAGCCCAACAGGAACAGGATGACGATGAATCCGCCGGTCAGGTGCACCGACAGCACGCCGACCAACGCCAGCACGGCCATCGGGATGCGGTCGCGATGCCGCAGCGTGGAGGTGATCAACAGGAATGTCGGGATCGCGACGCCGTAGGCGGCCAGGTTGGGCATCGCGGCGACGCCGAACTCAACGTAGGGCACCGAGGTGAACGACGCCGACAGCGCGGCCGCGGTGGCCGAGATCGCGGCGGCGCGGCCCGGCGTCATCACCGGGCGCAGCAGATGCCAGGTCAGCATCGCCGCGCTGGTCGGAAACAGCCAGATCGAGGCCGCGACCGAGTTCAGGGTGTAGCCGGTGGTCGGGGCCGCTCCGGTGAGCTGGCAGAACACCGCGGTCAGGGCGTGGAACACCGACGGGTAGTACAGCGTCTGGTGGGTCTCGACGTTGCGCAGCTCGCCCATGTGGGTGGACGACGCCTGGCCGGTGTCGAGGATGTAGCGCACTTCGTTGGCATGCCACACCGCATCCCAGGTGCTGGGGACGGCCTGCCAGTGAGCGGCCAGCCCGCGGTAGGCCGCCCACATGATCAGCAGCGTGCCCAGCGCCACCCCGGCCCCAACCGCCAGCGCCGGCCAGCCGGCGATGCCCCGCGCCTCGGCGTCGGTGTCGCGGTAGCGGGCCAGTAGCAATTGCAAACCCGTCGCCACCACACACACGACAGCCAGCGCCGCGAGCGCAGTCCAACCGTTCCACGGGATTCCGAGCGCACCGTAGGGAATGATCGCCAGCGCGACGACACCGTAGGTCAGCGCCGGGCCGACTGCGACCGCGATTGGCCAGGTTAGCTGGGCGATACGCGCAACGATTGTCCCCGGGGCGATCAGCAAAAACAGTGCGATCAGCGTTCCGATCCAGAGCCCCACTGGACTAGTATGGCTGGCCGGGTGACCTGGCTCGGGCAGCCACCGGCTGGCTCTGACGTCTGTGGCACCCGCTATCGTCACGATTTCGCTCTAGTGCGCAAGCTCTAAGGTGGCTGCATGGCTTACGACGTCGCCCGGGTGCGCGGACTGCATCCGTCACTGGGTGACGGATGGGTGCACTTCGACGCGCCGACCGGGATGCTGATCCCTGATTCCGTTGCGACCACCGTCTCCACCGCCTTCCGCCGCTCCAGTGCCACCACGGTGGGAGCGCACCCGTCGGCGCAGCGCAGCGCCGCGGTCCTGGAAGCGGCGCGCGCGGCCGTGGCCGATCTGTTCAATGCCGACCCGGCGGGCATCGTGCTGGGCGCCGATCGGGCGATCCTGCTGTCCTCGCTGGCCGAGGCGTCATCCTCGCGGGCCGGTCTGGGCTACGAGGTGGTCGTCAGCCGCCTGGACGACGAGGCCAACATCGCCCCATGGCTGCGGGCTGCGCACCGCTACGGCGCCAAGGTGAAGTGGGCCGAGGTCGACATCGAGACCGGCGAGCTGCCGACGTGGCAGTGGGAGAGTCTGATTGGGAAGTCGACGCGACTGGTCGCGGTCACCTCCGCATCGGGAACGCTGGGCACGGTCACCGATCTGCGGGCGATGACCAAGCTGGTGCACGACGTCGGCGGGCTGGTGATCGTCGACCACTCCGCGGCCGCGCCCTACCGACTGCTCGACGTCAAAGAGACCGACGTCGATGTGGTGGCGGTCAACGCGACGGCCTGGGGCGGCCCGCCGGTCGGCGCGATCGTGTTCCGGGATCCGGCGATGATCAACTCGTTCAGTTCGGTCTCCACCGATCCCAACGCCACCGGCCCGGCGCGCCTCGAGGTGGGCGCGCATCAGTTCGGACTGTTAGCCGGGGTGGTCGCCAGCATCGAATACCTTGCGGCATTGGACGAGTCGGCCCGCGGCAGCCGGCGTGAGCGGCTGTCGGTGTCGATGCAATCCGCCACCTCGTATCTCAACCGGATCTTCGACTACCTGATGGTCTCGTTGCGGTCGTTGCCGTTGATGATGTTGATCGGTCGCCCGGAGGTGCGGATCCCGCTCGTCAGCTTCGCGTTGCAGGGCGTGCCCGCCGAGCGGGTCGTACAGCGGTTGGCGGACAACGGAATTCTGGCCGTCTCCAACGAGAGCTCGCGCGTGCTGGATGCCTTGGGCGCCAACGAGGTTGGCGGCGCGGTGACGGTCGGGCTGGCGCACTACTCGACGATGGCCGAGGTCGATCAACTGGTCCGCGCGCTCGCGTCGCTGGGTTAGATCGCCGTCGCGATCGCCGCGGTCGCACCTACTCTGTGTTTGAGTGCGCGCTCACGGCGAGAATTCGGCAAAGATCCCGCCCTCAGCGCTCACTCGAAAACCTGAGCGCGCACTCGATGTGCGAAAGCTATACGGTCAGCACGATCTTCCCGTGCACCTCGCCCGAGACCAGCTTCTGGTGGGCATCGCCGGCCTGCTGAATCGGCATGCGGGCGCCGATGATCGGCCGTACCCGGCCGTCGGCGATCATCGGCCACACCGACTCCGTCACGGCTGCGACGATCTCGCCCTTGCTGTTCGGGCCGGTCACCGGCCGGCCCCGCAGCGTCGTGCCGATCACGCGTAACCGCTTGGGCAGCAGCTTGCCGATGTTGAGCTCGGCCTTGAGACCACCCTGCATGCCGATGATCACCAGCTGCCCGTCGGTGGCCAGCGCATCGAGATTGCGGTCCAGGTAGGAGGCACCCATGATATCGAAGATCACATCGGCGCCGCCGCAATCCTGCAGCCGCGCGACGAAGTCCTCGTCGCGGTAGTTGATGGTGATCTCGGCGCCCAGGTCGCGGCAGGTCTGCAGCTTCTCCTCGGAACCAGCGGTGACCGCCACCCGGGCGCCCAACGCCCGCGCGATCTGAATCGCGTGGGTTCCGATGCCGCTGGCCCCGCCGTGCATCAGCAGCAGCTGGCCCTCGTGCAAGTGCGCGGTGAGCACCAGATTCGACCACACCGTGCAGGCCACCTCGGGCAGCCCCGCTGCATCCTCCAGCGAGACGCCGCCCGGAATCGGCAACACCTGAGGCGCGGGAACCGCGACGTATTCCGCGTAGCCGCCGCCCGCCAACAGCGCGCAAACCTCTTGTCCGACGGACCATTCCGTGACGCCCGACCCCACTGAGGCGACAACGCCGGATACCTCCATGCCGATGATGTCGCTGGCACCAGGCGGCGGCGGATACTTGCCGGCGGCCTGCAGCACGTCGGCGCGGTTGACGCCGGCCGCGGCGACCTTGATCAGCACCTCGCCGGGTCCGGCGGAGACATCGGGGACCTCTTGCCAGACGAGTTGGTCGGAAGATTCGGCGACGATGGCGCGCATGCGGGCCACGGTACTAGCCCCGTTACCCTTGTCAGCGGTGGCGTGGCAGAGCGGCCTAATGCACTCGCCTTGAAAGCGAGAGACGGCTAAAACCGTCCGGGGGTTCAAATCCCTCCGCCACCGCGGTGTTCAGCGGCGCGGCTGATCGGGCGTCGGCGCGCAGCGAAGAATCGCGCCGATGCCGTCGGCCGGGGAGATTCGCTCGTCGGTGCGCACCACCGACGCGCCCCCCGAAATCGCCAACAGCGGCAGTGCCTCGTCGGCCCGCACCGTCTTGGCCGTCGCGGCGCTTTGCTGCGGCAGTCCGGCGGCGGTGGCAGCGACTGTTGTCATGCGTTCGTCGGCGACCACCAGGGCGTCGTAGATGTTGCCGATGATCAGGGTGTCGACCGTGCCCTGGCCCAGGGCAGTGCAGACCGCACCGAGTCCCTCGATCGCCAGCCCGGATTGCCGGCCCAGTTCGGCGGTGAAGCGCGCCGCGGCGGTGTCCATGGTGCCCTGCCGTTGCCACAGCAGCGTGGTGTCGATGGCGCGTTGAATCTCCTCGAAGTCATAGCCACCGCGCCGGTCCGCGACCGGCAGCGACGTCATCCGCTTGCGGATCGGGTCCGGCAGCGCCGCCAGCAGATTCGAACGCGATTCCGGATCGCCAACCAGGAACAGCTCGCCGAACGACGTGTCGTGCACGAGTTCGCCGATTCGGTTCGCGACGGTGCGCAGTCGCTGCCCCGGCTGCGCATCGGCCTCGACGGATTCGGATAACCGGACGGCATCGACGTGGCGGGTGATGAACGCCCCGGTTCGGTCGGCCACCACCAGCAAGTAATCCGAATTCGCGACCCCGAATTCGAGAATGGGGACGATATACGGCAATTCGGAAACTCGGACGATTGGCACGACGGTTGGCCGCAGCAGGTGTTCGTTGAGGACCACCCCACTGGTCGTGGCCACCACTGCGCGCCCGCCGCGGCCGATCGGCAAACGCAGTCCCATCACGGCGTGTTCGATTGCAACGGTGATCGATTCGTCCGCGCCTTGCCGCTCAAGCTCTTTACCCAGCGCGAGCCATGTCAGCTCAAGCGCAGGGCTGGGGTCGCCGTCGTCATCGGAATCTTCGAAGTAGACCGACGCGAATGGCCCGGGCACACCGAGCAGCTCGCGAAAGCGGTCCGAATCCATGCATCATTGTTGCTCGAATGACTTGGCCGTAAAGGCCGTTTTGTCGGCAGGCGGACCTGCGAGACACGGTCTAGCTGCCGCCACCCTCGGTGTCGTCGAAGAACGACCAGTCGCCGTCATGCTCGACTTCCATCCGCCAGCCGAGTTCGCTGTTGTCGGCCTTGCTGTCGACGAACCAGGCGTGCGCGTCCTCGGCGCTGGCGATGTCCTTGGTCGCGACGATGTCGCCGTGCGGGTTGATCACTCGATAATTGGCCATCGCCGCAGTGTTCCCACTGTCTGCGCGCTCAATCGGTCGGGATTTGTGCCGCGATGGTGTTCATCAGCGTGGCGTAGCGACGTAGTTCCGGGTCGCGGCCGGGTTTACCGCTACTGATCAGACCGGCGGCCAAGTTGCGCTCCGGGTCGGCCCAGATCGCTATGTTGCTCAAGCCCAGACTGCCGAACGCTTCGGGTGCGTTGCGGCCGAACGGGCCCCATCGGTTGGTCCCGAGGATGAAGCCGGTACCCCAGCGAGCCGGCATCAGCCCCACGGCGAAATCCGGCCGCAACCGCCGGGATTCGGTGACCGCGCCTCGCATTGTCTCCGCTTGGAGGACCCGCACACCATCGAGTTCGCCGTAGCGACGCCAGATCTCGGCGAACCGTGACATCTCGTTGGCGGTCGAGACGGTATTGGACGAGGGGATCACCGTGGTCAAGAAGAACGGCTCGTTCGTCACCGGGATCATCTCGTGCACGGTGCCGCCGATGGCCTTTCGGAATATCTGCGCGATGACCGGAGGTAAAGGCCGACCGGTGGCATGGCTCGGAGCGACCAGATCGAGGTCTTGCTTGGCGACACCGAAGTTGGTCCACCGAAACCCAAGCGGGTCAAGGATTTCGGCGGCCAGGATTTCGCGAATGTCCTTGCCGGCGGCGGTGTAGACGATCTCGCGGATCAGGGGGCCCCAGGTCAGCGCGTGGTACATGTGGATCAACCCCGGCCGGTACAGCGGGCGCAGATTGCTCAGCATTTCCTGCACGTACTCGTGATCGTCGGTCCGTTTGAGGTCCGGCAGCGGCCCGGTCGGAAACGGGAGGCCGGCGCTGTGGGTCATCACGTGCCGGATCGTGATGCGGTCCTTGCCGTGGCTGGTGAAAGTGGGCATGTACTCGCAGACCCGGTCGTCAAGGGAGAAGACGCCCCGCTCGACCAGCTGGTGCACCACCGTCGCGGCGATGGCCTTGGCCGCCGAGTACACGCAGAACGGTGTGTCCGTAGTGACGGGGACCTTCTCGGCATCGGGGGAGTCGGTAGGCGCATTGCCCCAGCCGTGCCCGATGGCGCGGTTGAGCACCACGCGACCCCGGTGCCGGATGCACAACTGGATCGCCGGGTGCATGCCCGCCTGATACCAGTGGCGGGCGGCCTGCCAGATTCGTTCGACGGCGGCGCTGTCGACCTCGGAGTAGTCCTCGTCGCCGACCGCGGTGACCGCGTCCAGGTCGGCCGGGACGCGGATCTTGCCGTCTGCAGTCATCGTTGCCACCCCCGCGAGGGTACGTGGCGCCCGGCTACTCCCCGGTGAACTGCGGCGGACGCTTGGCGAACGTCGCCTGGATGCCCTCGGTGAGGTCCTTGGACGGCAGGAACGCCGAATTCCAGGCCGCGACATAGCGCAGGCTTTCCGACACCGCCGCGATGCGCTGCTGGTCGAGCACGTCCTTGACGCCGTAGACCGCCAGCGGCGGGTTGGCGGCGATTTCGGCCGCAGTGGCGTGGGCGGCGGCCAGCGAGGCCTCGGCGTCGGCGTAGACGTCGTTGACGAGGCCGATCTTCTCGGCGCGGGCCGCGTCGACGTCCTTGCCGGTGAGCGCCAGCTCGCGCAGATGGCCGTCGTTGAGGATCAGCGGCAGCCGGGCCAGGCTGCCGACGTCGGCGACGATCGCGAGTTTGACCTCGCGCACCGAGAATTTGGCGTCGGCGCTGGCATAGCGGATGTCCACCGCCGAGATCAGGTCGACGCCGCCGCCGATGCACCAGCCGTGCACCGAGGCGATGGTCGGGGTGCGGCAGTCGGCGATCGCGGTGATCGCACCCTGCATGCGCCGCAGCTCGGTGTGGAAATCCGTGCGGGGGCGGGCCAACGCCCCGTCGGCCAGCAACGGCGCGAACGTGCCGCCCATCGCGGGCAGGTCCAGGCCGTAGCTGAAGTTCTTGCCCGATCCGGTGATGACGATGGCCCGCACGTCCCGGTCGGCGTCCAGGGTGCCGAACACATCCGGCATCTCGGCCCAGAAGGCGGGCCCCATCGCGTTACCCTTTCCGGGCCCGATCAGCGTCACCTGCGCGACGTGATCTTTGACCTCGACGGTGACGGATTCGTATGTATCGGCCATATCGAGACCGTAGCGTGGCGAATATGCCTCGTGATTTGCGACCCGGGCCAGATTCTCCACCGGCCGACGAGCTGCGCAGCGCCGAAGACACCCTCGGGGTGCTGCAGCAGGTCCTGCACACCTTCGCCGGCGACGACATGTCCCGGCAGACCGGCTGCTCGGAATACGACGTGACCCAGTTGACCGAGCACCTGCTGAAATCGATCACCGGCATCGGCGGCATGGCCGGTGCCCGGTTCCCGGAGCGCGATCCGGGCGACTCGGTGGAACGCCAGATCATCCTCGCGGCCCGCCCGGCATTGGACGCCTGGCACCACCGCGGCCTGGACGGCACCGTGCCATTCGGCAAGACCGAGATGCCGGCCAAGTCGGCGTGCGGCATCTTCTCGATCGAATTCCTAGTCCACGCTTGGGATTACGCCGTCGCGGTGGGCCGCGACGTCGACGCCCCGGAGCCGCTGGCCGAGTACGTGCTGGACCTGGCGCACAAGACGATCAGGCCGGAATTCCGTGGCGCCGCCGGGTTCGACGATCCGGTCGACGTGCCCGCGGACGCCAGCGCCTTGGATCAGCTCGTGGCGTTCACCGGACGCGACCCGGCCAGATAATTCACGCGGTCGATTCGGCCGCGGCGCGGACCTTCTCGCGCAGCCAGCTGTGGGACGGGTCCTGATCGAAGCGCGGGTGCCACACCGCGTAGAACTCGAGTTCGATCAACTCGCGAGGCGCCGCGAGAATGCGGGTCTGCGCGGGGTCGGCGTTCTTGCGTGCCACCCGTTCCGGAAGGGTCAGCAGCAGGTCGGTGCCCGGCAAAATGCTGGGCGCCAGCGCGAAGTAGGGCACGCTGACGGCCACGCGGCGCGTGACGCCGAGCGGCTCGAGTGCCCGGTCTATCCAGGGCTGGCCGATGTCGATCGTCAGGTGGGGTAGGCGCAGATACGTGGACAGCGAGACGGATGTCTGGTCGGCCAGCGGGTGCTCGGCGGCGACGACGCAGACGAAGCGATCGCTGAAAAGGTGTTGACTGCAATACCTTTCGGGTGCGATGCGGCCATAAATCGCCAGGTCTATCGTCCCCGCGTCAAGTTTGTCGAAGGCGTGCTGGTCCAGAACTTCGCAACTCACCGTCGAATTGGGTGATTCGGCCAGGATCGTGCGCACCAGTGCGGGTCCGAACGTGGCGACGGTGTAGTCGCTGACGGCGAGGCGAAACGATTGCGTGGCCGTGGCTGGGTCGAACGCCTCCGTCGCAAACAGTTGCTCCAAATGCGTTATGGCCGTGGTGAGTTGGTCACGCAGACGCTCGGCGCGCGGCGTCAGCGAGTAGCCGTCCGGTCCTCGCACCAGCAACTCGTCGCCGAAGTGTCGGCGCAACCGCTGCAGGGCGCGGCTCATCGCCGGCTGGCTTAGCCGGACCCGGTCGGCCGCACGCGAGACGTGTTGCTCCTCCAGTAGCGCCACCAGCGGCGGCAGCAGATTCAGATCCACCTGGTCGATATGCGTAGTGCGCATGGATGTCATGTTAACGATTCATTTCACAAATAGCAGCTGTTACCAGAGGCTTTTAGTAACACCCCGAAGAACCACGGAGGAGCTGATCCCAATGGCACAGACGCTGAACGTAGAACTGGATGAGCTGCTGGCGCGCGCCGGCGAGCTGGAGGCCGCCATTCCGGGGCTACCCACCGAAAACCCCCAAGCGCCGTGCGCCCTGCCGATGGTCGTCACGGCGGCCAAGCAACTGGCGGCGTCCGCCGATAACTTGCGGATCTACCTTGCCGTGGGCGATCGTGAGCGGCGGCGTTTGGCAGAGGCGCTGCGGAATGCGGCCAAAGCCTATGAGGAGACCGACGAGTCGGCCGAGCGCGCCATCAACGACAACACATCGGTGTCGGCGGCGGCCGTGTCCGGGCGTGGGTTCGAGACCCAGGGCGTGCTCCCCATTCCGGAACTCGTCCTCGATCCGACCGAGGGCGCTCCGTATCGAGAGTTGAAGCAGGCGACCAAGGAAATCGCCGAACCCGATCAAGGCGTGGCGTTCGACAGCTTCGCCGATGCGTGGAGCGCGTACGGGCAAAGCCTGCTGGACGCCTCGTACGCGTTCCGGCCCTTTCGATCCTGGCGCGGCGATGCCCTGTATTCCGTCGAGTCCAGCTTCGACCAGCAAAAAGAATGGACGGTCAAAATGGCCGAGGCGTGCGCAACCATGGCCACGCAGGCTCGAAAGGTCGCCGCGGCGCAGCGGTGGGCCTGGGGGTACCACCCGCCGCTGGCAGAGGTCGAGGAGTACGACCGGGCCTGGGTCGAGGCCATGAACGGCCTGGCCACAGCGACGGACAAGAAGGCCAGAAAGCAATACACCGAGTTGCAGCAGAAGGTCACAGATTATTACAAGCTGGCACAACAGGTTTCGGAGCAAGTGCTCGCCCAATACAAGACGAAGGCGGAGCTGCCTCTGACGCCGGTCGACGCGATGCGGCCTCCGCAGGCCTATTACATCGCGGCCCCGCCCGACCTTGGCAACGGCAACGAGAACGACAACGGCATCGGCGACGGTATCGGCGACTTGCCGTCTGGTCCGCAGGACCTGCCCATTGGGGACAATGTTTCCGGCCTGACCGGCATGCCGCCCGTCGGGATGCCGCCGATACCGGGCACGCCGAACGACCCCAAACTCGCCGGGGCATTGGGGGCGAAGCCGCCTTCATCGAAGGTCAAACCGGCGTCAGTGAAGCCGCCGTTCGGTGGCGCGAAGGCGGGGGCCGGTATCTCCCTTTCGACGCCGCTGGGGTCTGCGGCTGGGGCGGGTGCAGGAGGCGGTGTTCCCGCTCCGCCCCGACCCGACCACAGCCGATGGGCCCCTGGGGCGGCCGGCGCAACGGGCGGCGGGGGCGTGGGCATGGCACCTGTGGGCGGCTCGCCGAGCAAGCAGGCCGAAGGCGGCGGCAAGGGTGGCAAACGCGCCGGGGGTGAACAGGCGATCTACACCGAGATGCGGGCGTGGACGGAGGCCGTGATCGGTCTACTCCAAAACTGAGGCGCGCCGATTCCGTTCACCGCGCCGCTGCCAGGCTGTAACGTCCAGCCCTTCATTTGCCGGCCAGGAATGAAAACCGCTGCCAGACATTGGAATTCATCCAACGATTCGATCTGCGCGCGTTAGGCTCGGCCCGCCGTGCGCAGCATCATTGCACTTCAATCACGAGCGAAAGGAATAGGGACATGAGTTGGTTAAGAGGTGCCCACGATCTTGCATATGTGGTCGGACGGGGTTCGCCCGCGCTCGGCGCCGGGCTCCAGCAGGACTGGGTCACGACCGGGGCAAATATGGGTGCGGCGGCCGGGAAGTTTACTTGGTACCTGCGGGACAAGTTCGACATGCTCAAAACCGGATTGGCTAAACCGGGGCCCACCCCGACCCCGACCGCCATCATCGACATAGCGATGGTCGCCGTCGCCGCCTTAGACATGGTGAATGGTTTTCTGGCAGCCGACCAGGGCGGCGCATTCAGCACGGGGAAAGACAGGTTCGAGAACCTGCGTCTCACGCAGGAGCTGGCCAACCCGGACCCCGCGAAATGGGATGGTGATGCGGCGAAATCGTATGCGGCCGTGAATGATCACCTGAAGAATCTCGCGGATATCTTGCAAGAACTGGACAAGCAGACGCAGCAATGCGTCGCAGACCACGCCGCAAAGATTCAACAGGCGCACCGGGTCATTGCATTGTCGCTGTTGGCGCTCCAAGTTGCGCAGGCCGCGGCTTTACTTATGTGGGCGTGGCCAGTGATTGGCCCTGCTTGGTCAGTGGCGTTCCAATCCGTCACGGTTTCTGCGATATCGCTGACCATCATCAGCTACGAGTCCCAAGTGATGAACTCGTCGGGAGAGACAGCACAGAAGTTCGACGCACTCGCGAACGAGTACAAAAGCATCGCTGACCGGGCAGCGCCCACAGGGACTTTCGCGACGATTGAGGTGCTGGGCGCCGATGAAACTTACACTCCCGACCTGCAGGCCATCTCAGACGCACTGTCGGACTTCTCCGCACCGCCGAGCATTGCGCGGCTGGCCGAAATATCCAGCCAGGTAGTCTCGCTCGACGAGCAGAGCCGGCGCGGCGCCTGCTTCAGCGACACTGAAACCCTCGATCAGCGTGAGGCAGAAGCAACGCCGACCGCCGTTGACGGGCCCGCGATGACCGGGCAGTTCGCGGACAGTTCCAGGCAGGTCCCCCAGCAATTGAACCGGGTCAACCAGACCATGGGGTCCGCACAGCCACTCGCCTCGGCGAGACAACCCGCAAAACCCGCCCGCGCGCGGGATGCCGCC
The Mycobacterium sp. 050128 genome window above contains:
- a CDS encoding EspA/EspE family type VII secretion system effector; amino-acid sequence: MSWLRGAHDLAYVVGRGSPALGAGLQQDWVTTGANMGAAAGKFTWYLRDKFDMLKTGLAKPGPTPTPTAIIDIAMVAVAALDMVNGFLAADQGGAFSTGKDRFENLRLTQELANPDPAKWDGDAAKSYAAVNDHLKNLADILQELDKQTQQCVADHAAKIQQAHRVIALSLLALQVAQAAALLMWAWPVIGPAWSVAFQSVTVSAISLTIISYESQVMNSSGETAQKFDALANEYKSIADRAAPTGTFATIEVLGADETYTPDLQAISDALSDFSAPPSIARLAEISSQVVSLDEQSRRGACFSDTETLDQREAEATPTAVDGPAMTGQFADSSRQVPQQLNRVNQTMGSAQPLASARQPAKPARARDAAGAEAGSEGAERAPVDAAKTPEAKQNNHIR